The following proteins come from a genomic window of Anguilla rostrata isolate EN2019 chromosome 17, ASM1855537v3, whole genome shotgun sequence:
- the LOC135243113 gene encoding actin-related protein 2/3 complex subunit 1A-like, translating into MSLHQFLLEPITCHAWNKDRTQLAISPNNHEVHIYKKSGNQWVKAQELKEHNGHITGIDWAPKSDRIVTCGADRNAYVWSQKDGVWKPTLVILRINRAATFVKWSPLENKFAVGSGARLISVCYFESENDWWVSKHIKKPIRSTVLSLDWHPNNVLLAAGSCDFKCRVFSAYIKEVDEKPAPTPWGSKMPFGQVMAEFGGAGSGGWVHSVSFSASGNRLAWVSHDSTVTAVDPTKNSTPCQLKTEFLALLSVMFVSENSIVAAGHDCCPMLFNCDDGGALTFISKLDIPKQSIQRNISAMERFRNMDKRATTEDRNTALETLHQNSITQVSIYEGDKRDCRKFCTTGIDGAMTIWDFKTLESSIQGLRIM; encoded by the exons TCTCTGCATCAGTTTCTCTTGGAGCCGATCACCTGTCACGCTTGGAACAAGGACAGAACTC AACTTGCTATTAGTCCCAACAATCATGAAGTTCATATCTACAAGAAGAGTGGGAACCAATGGGTGAAAGCTCAAGAATTGAAGGAGCACAACGGACACATCACAG GCATCGACTGGGCGCCCAAGAGTGACCGCATCGTGACCTGTGGCGCTGACCGAAACGCCTACGTGTGGAGCCAGAAGGACGGGGTTTGGAAGCCCACCCTGGTCATTCTGAGGATCAACCGCGCCGCCACGTTCGTCAAATGGTCCCCACTGGAGAACAAGTTCGCTGTGGGCAGCGGAGCTCGGCTTATTTCCGTCTGCTACTTCGAGTCTGAAAACGACTG GTGGGTTAGCAAACACATCAAGAAACCAATTCGTTCCACTGTCCTGAGCTTAGACTGGCACCCAAACAATGTGCTTCTGGCGGCTGGATCATGTGATTTCAAATGCAG GGTGTTCTCTGCCTACATCAAGGAGGTGGATGAGAAGCCGGCTCCCACCCCCTGGGGGTCCAAGATGCCATTCGGGCAGGTGATGGCGGAGTTTGGTGGGGCCGGCAGCGGGGGCTGGGTCCACAGCGTCAGCTTCTCCGCCAGCGGGAACCGGCTGGCCTGGGTGAGCCACGACAGCACCGTGACCGCGGTGGACCCCACCAAAAACTCCAC GCCTTGCCAGCTGAAGACCGAGTTCCTCGCTCTCCTGAGCGTGATGTTCGTGTCTGAGAACAGCATTGTGGCAGCG GGCCACGACTGCTGCCCAATGCTGTTCAACTGCGACGACGGCGGGGCCCTGACCTTCATCTCCAAGTTAGACATTCCAAAGCAGAGCATCCAGCGCAACATCTCGGCCATGGAGCGCTTCCGCAACATGGACAAGAGGGCCACCACGGAGGACCGCAACACCGCCCTGGAGACACTGCACCAGAACAGCATCAC CCAAGTGTCTATATATGAAGGAGACAAAAGAGATTGTCGTAAATTCTGCACTACAGGAATTGATGGAGCAATGACCATATGGGATTTTAAG ACTCTGGAGTCCTCTATCCAAGGGCTGCGTATCATGTAA